A single window of Caldimicrobium thiodismutans DNA harbors:
- a CDS encoding Rho termination factor N-terminal domain-containing protein produces MEENKELPKLEKKLEKMTIKELREIALQIPEISGVHGMNKEELISALKKVYGIKEEPKKVGASIREIKAKVKKFKALADEAKKNKDWIKYERYRRLASAFKKKTRKLARLSA; encoded by the coding sequence ATGGAGGAAAATAAGGAACTACCAAAGCTTGAAAAAAAACTTGAAAAGATGACCATCAAAGAGCTCAGAGAAATTGCCCTTCAGATTCCTGAAATCTCTGGTGTGCATGGAATGAATAAAGAGGAACTCATCTCTGCTTTAAAAAAGGTTTACGGCATAAAGGAAGAGCCAAAAAAAGTTGGTGCCTCCATACGAGAAATAAAAGCCAAGGTCAAAAAATTTAAGGCTTTAGCAGATGAGGCTAAAAAAAATAAAGATTGGATTAAATACGAAAGATATAGAAGACTTGCAAGCGCCTTTAAAAAGAAAACCCGCAAACTTGCACGTTTATCTGCTTAG
- a CDS encoding MarC family protein, which translates to MDLAFFLKSFIALFTIIDPIGGAPFFLSITANYSEKDKRRIALRASLTILITLSLFLFFGNYLLSFFNISLPSFKIAGGILLFLTAMEMLLGKERSAKATPEEEREVQKKEDVSVVPLGIPYLAGPGAITTVIILTEGRGLPEKLTVFTTILLVAGITYLILSHSNKIFKFFGDLGTKAVVRLLGLILASIAIEYIFHGIKNFIPF; encoded by the coding sequence ATGGACTTAGCCTTCTTTTTAAAATCTTTCATTGCCCTTTTTACCATTATTGACCCCATTGGAGGAGCCCCTTTTTTTTTAAGCATTACCGCAAATTACAGCGAAAAAGATAAAAGAAGGATTGCCTTAAGAGCAAGTCTGACTATACTTATTACCTTATCACTCTTTCTTTTCTTTGGCAACTATCTCCTTTCTTTTTTTAATATCTCTCTTCCATCCTTTAAAATTGCTGGTGGTATCCTCTTATTTTTAACTGCTATGGAAATGCTTCTTGGAAAAGAAAGGAGTGCCAAGGCAACACCTGAAGAGGAAAGAGAGGTTCAAAAAAAAGAAGATGTCTCCGTAGTCCCCCTTGGGATTCCCTATCTTGCAGGCCCAGGAGCTATAACAACTGTTATTATCCTCACTGAAGGAAGGGGGCTTCCGGAAAAATTGACGGTGTTTACAACCATCCTTCTTGTGGCAGGAATTACCTATCTTATTCTTTCCCATTCAAACAAAATTTTCAAATTTTTTGGAGATCTGGGAACAAAGGCTGTAGTGAGACTTCTGGGACTTATTTTGGCAAGTATTGCCATAGAATATATCTTTCACGGTATAAAAAATTTTATTCCCTTTTAA
- a CDS encoding lysylphosphatidylglycerol synthase transmembrane domain-containing protein codes for MEFKKVKSAFLILLRFGISFGILFYLFKKTDFEKIFALWKSMKIYDYILALFCVITFQVLVAVRWKTICSAWNFREKLFFYLRNYLMGFSLNTIFPGIIAGDALRSYCLTRAGLNWKKASFSVVLDRALGLLGIMLILSISLPLYSEFLPSKIRFLFLLIVYTSLAVFLLFSLFLTFILKEPFFNPLRLPFVLKPLFLGLLIQILFVFQFVFLGNSLGVNISLSQFFVIIPVISFLAALPLSISGLGVREGTLSYFLYLLHYPVEYGVSIGLLGYSLILLSALPGILFYLKRKWT; via the coding sequence ATGGAATTTAAAAAAGTCAAATCCGCTTTTTTAATTCTTCTTCGCTTTGGAATCTCCTTTGGAATTCTTTTTTATCTTTTCAAAAAAACCGACTTTGAAAAAATTTTTGCCCTTTGGAAAAGCATGAAGATTTATGATTATATCCTTGCTCTTTTTTGTGTAATAACCTTTCAAGTTCTTGTAGCTGTTAGATGGAAAACGATTTGCTCAGCATGGAATTTTCGGGAAAAACTCTTTTTTTACCTCAGAAATTATCTTATGGGCTTTTCTCTTAATACTATTTTTCCTGGCATCATAGCAGGTGATGCTTTAAGATCTTATTGTTTAACCAGGGCTGGGTTAAATTGGAAAAAGGCAAGCTTCAGTGTAGTTTTGGATAGAGCCCTTGGACTCCTGGGTATCATGTTAATCCTTTCCATTTCTTTACCCCTTTATTCAGAATTTTTGCCTTCAAAAATACGCTTTCTCTTTCTTTTAATCGTTTATACCTCTCTTGCAGTCTTTCTGCTTTTCAGCTTATTTTTGACTTTTATTTTAAAGGAACCCTTTTTTAATCCCTTGAGATTGCCTTTTGTTTTAAAACCTCTTTTTTTAGGTCTCCTTATTCAAATCCTTTTTGTTTTTCAATTTGTCTTTCTCGGGAATTCTCTTGGGGTTAATATTTCTCTTAGTCAGTTTTTTGTGATTATTCCGGTTATAAGTTTTCTTGCTGCTCTTCCTTTGAGTATTTCAGGTCTTGGAGTCAGGGAAGGCACCTTAAGTTATTTCCTCTATTTACTTCATTATCCTGTTGAGTATGGGGTCTCCATTGGTCTACTTGGTTATAGTTTGATATTGCTTTCAGCCCTTCCTGGAATTCTTTTCTACTTAAAAAGAAAATGGACTTAG
- the truB gene encoding tRNA pseudouridine(55) synthase TruB — protein sequence MKEKGISGILVLDKPTGETSTSALEKIKKLLKVKKAGHGGTLDPIATGVLPIFLNEATKVAQIFLEGDKAYEGEFQLGLTSDTYDITGEVLARYEVKDITLERIQGVVKDFLGEFEQIPPPYSAAKFRGRPLYKYARDGLLIPKAPKKIKVYQFEIKNFKEGRCTFYLKCSKGTYVRSLVHQLGEKLGCGAVLASLRRTQKSIFTLEQAHTLEEIQNIVKNNPEKIKEILIPLSKALEFLPKVTISEDFSQRVREGHLINRTAFLSLIKFQKLSLSLTEKWIRLLDPKGRLVAIIENPLHQKEKPYISYLRVFKNGI from the coding sequence GTGAAAGAAAAGGGCATAAGTGGAATTCTTGTCTTGGATAAGCCAACAGGGGAAACCTCAACTTCTGCTTTAGAAAAGATTAAAAAACTTCTCAAGGTTAAAAAAGCTGGACATGGAGGAACCCTTGATCCTATTGCAACAGGGGTTTTACCTATTTTTTTGAATGAAGCTACCAAAGTTGCCCAGATCTTTCTTGAAGGTGATAAGGCTTATGAAGGAGAGTTCCAGCTTGGCCTTACTTCAGATACTTACGATATAACCGGAGAGGTTCTGGCAAGATATGAGGTTAAGGATATAACTCTTGAAAGAATCCAAGGAGTAGTTAAAGATTTTTTGGGTGAATTTGAGCAGATTCCTCCTCCCTATTCAGCTGCCAAATTCAGAGGAAGACCTCTTTATAAATATGCAAGAGATGGCCTCTTAATTCCAAAGGCACCTAAAAAAATAAAGGTCTATCAGTTTGAAATTAAAAACTTTAAAGAGGGAAGATGCACCTTTTATCTTAAATGCTCTAAGGGAACTTATGTGCGAAGCTTAGTGCACCAGTTGGGTGAAAAATTAGGCTGTGGAGCGGTCCTTGCCTCTCTTAGAAGAACTCAAAAGAGTATCTTTACCCTTGAGCAGGCCCACACCCTTGAAGAAATTCAGAATATAGTAAAAAATAATCCAGAAAAAATAAAGGAAATTCTGATCCCCCTCTCCAAAGCCCTTGAGTTCCTTCCTAAGGTCACAATTAGTGAAGATTTTTCGCAAAGAGTAAGGGAAGGGCATTTAATTAATCGAACCGCCTTTTTATCCTTGATCAAATTTCAAAAATTAAGTTTATCCCTTACAGAAAAGTGGATTCGCCTTCTGGATCCTAAAGGAAGATTAGTTGCCATAATTGAAAATCCCCTTCACCAGAAAGAAAAGCCTTACATAAGTTATCTAAGAGTTTTCAAAAATGGAATTTAA
- a CDS encoding DHH family phosphoesterase, producing the protein MLIEPIFQAIDSAQRIVLVTHQNPDVDGIASMLAFTLAFPEKNCLPLVEELPSNALFLKGIEKLRGPEDIKNSLDMDLLVIFDAQCEKRIPEDIRTKLKPKEVLIFDHHQREECETFQVSSPILCINPEEASTTVLIFRVLKALNIKITPDIAENLLAGLYYDTGGFRYENVKGDIFKVAQELLDYGARPSYIARELFENIPFSQIEALKSLLQKLTFLKDKTIAFSYLTFEELKALGGEKALNDLAGFMRSIRGVKISAFIKESKPKVIKVSLRSKAPVEVLPLAKRYGGGGHRFACGFTVNNISLEDFLKDFQKTLEEYL; encoded by the coding sequence ATGTTAATTGAACCCATTTTCCAGGCTATAGATTCTGCCCAAAGGATTGTGCTTGTCACACATCAAAATCCAGATGTAGATGGTATCGCTTCAATGCTTGCCTTTACCCTTGCCTTTCCGGAAAAGAATTGTCTCCCTCTGGTTGAGGAGCTCCCTTCAAATGCATTATTTCTAAAGGGAATTGAAAAACTTAGAGGGCCTGAAGATATAAAAAACTCTTTGGATATGGATCTGCTTGTTATATTTGATGCCCAGTGCGAGAAAAGGATTCCTGAAGACATAAGAACAAAGCTTAAGCCAAAGGAAGTTCTAATTTTTGATCACCATCAAAGGGAAGAGTGTGAGACATTTCAAGTTTCATCTCCCATACTTTGTATTAACCCAGAAGAGGCCTCAACTACAGTTTTAATCTTTCGTGTATTAAAGGCGCTGAACATAAAAATTACTCCTGATATTGCAGAAAACCTACTTGCAGGTCTTTATTATGATACAGGTGGTTTCCGTTATGAAAATGTTAAAGGAGATATATTTAAGGTAGCTCAGGAGCTTCTGGATTACGGGGCAAGACCATCATACATAGCCAGAGAGCTTTTTGAAAATATCCCTTTTTCTCAGATTGAGGCTCTCAAGAGCCTTCTCCAAAAGTTAACCTTTTTAAAAGATAAAACCATTGCCTTTTCCTACCTAACCTTTGAGGAGCTGAAGGCTCTTGGAGGAGAGAAGGCCTTAAATGATTTAGCTGGTTTTATGCGCTCAATAAGGGGGGTTAAGATCTCTGCTTTTATTAAAGAGTCCAAACCAAAGGTGATCAAAGTAAGTTTAAGAAGTAAGGCTCCTGTTGAGGTTTTACCATTAGCCAAAAGGTATGGAGGGGGAGGACATAGATTTGCTTGTGGTTTTACTGTGAATAATATATCGCTTGAAGACTTTTTAAAGGATTTTCAAAAGACCTTAGAGGAATATCTGTGA
- the rbfA gene encoding 30S ribosome-binding factor RbfA: protein MSRRSEKVASLLREAISEIVLYELNDPIFKNIISITGIKIGSDLKKAIIFFRVFDNDPKEIESALNRSKGYIKRLLSEKITLKFMPEIEFKIDTSDEEERRLIALFEKIKKPEI, encoded by the coding sequence ATGTCCAGACGATCAGAAAAAGTTGCCAGCCTTCTTAGAGAAGCTATCTCCGAAATAGTTTTATATGAACTAAATGACCCTATTTTTAAAAATATAATCAGTATAACTGGCATTAAAATTGGCTCAGATCTTAAAAAGGCCATTATCTTTTTTAGAGTCTTTGATAATGATCCCAAAGAGATAGAATCTGCCCTAAACCGGTCTAAAGGATATATCAAAAGATTACTTTCAGAGAAAATAACTCTTAAATTTATGCCTGAGATTGAGTTTAAAATAGATACCTCTGATGAGGAAGAAAGGCGTCTTATAGCATTGTTTGAAAAAATCAAAAAACCTGAGATTTAA
- a CDS encoding DUF503 domain-containing protein, giving the protein MVVGVARVELYFPEPNSLKAKRQILRALMQRIEANFKRVSIAEVDGHDLWQRIVLGISVVGKDRPFVDSRLTTLLDFIQKESALEMISADVEYLDY; this is encoded by the coding sequence ATGGTAGTAGGAGTTGCAAGAGTTGAGCTTTATTTTCCTGAACCCAATTCCTTAAAAGCTAAACGACAGATTTTGAGAGCTCTTATGCAAAGAATTGAGGCAAATTTCAAAAGGGTCTCTATCGCAGAAGTTGATGGCCATGACCTCTGGCAAAGGATTGTTCTGGGTATAAGTGTGGTTGGAAAAGATAGACCTTTTGTGGATAGCAGGCTAACTACTCTTCTTGACTTTATCCAAAAAGAAAGTGCCCTTGAAATGATCAGTGCCGATGTGGAATATCTTGATTACTGA
- the infB gene encoding translation initiation factor IF-2 → MAKIKVNELAKELNLDPKDLLQDLKERGYSIKSVSSTLTEEEAEEIRKLYKPKNEIIIIKKEEIEEKPKKIKLIVKKRAEPEEEIPPSPPSPPPSPPILEEEEKLTIKTEEELKEIPEISEGTEEEVISEAPQEKRIVTEFKPRRERPFRPKGITEETKAPPLEIPKVPEKEEPRKKKKEELKEEKRKPKKKAPSFKRAKEEREEIEEIFEEEVTTLFEEFPEEEEKPHIKAPARREKAPSRPSTLPPKEKKIRVFESIQVGELAKLMGVKAGDLIKRALQLGMPLTINQSIDPDTAAILADEFGYQVEKALIEEEILLQYTPPSPEELKPRPPVVTVMGHVDHGKTSLLDAIRKTDVVSREAGGITQHIGAYTVSLDGGKKITFIDTPGHEAFTSMRARGAQVTDIVILVVAADDGVMEQTKEAIEHARAAGVPIVVAINKIDKPNANPEKVKSQLAELGLVPEEWGGETLMANISARNKIGIEDLLELVLLQAEMLDLKAAYERPARGRVIESRLDKGKGPVATILVQEGTLKEGDIFVCGNTYGRVRAMFDSYGNRLSIATPSTPVEILGFEELPSAGDDFFVLEDEEKARKVAEYRQRKAREAETAKEAKISLEKIFEKLSEGELKELKLVLKADTQGTLEALQSSLVKLSTDKVRVSIIRAGIGAISESDVMLASASDAIVIGFNVKPSPQAKEIAKKEGVDIRFYDVIYHLLEDIKKAMTGLLEPSYEEVVGGVAEVRATFKVPKVGVVAGCYVREGNINRNHKIRVIRDGVVIYTGKIASLKRFKEDVREVQAGYECGIKIENFNDIKEGDLLEAFEIKEISQEL, encoded by the coding sequence ATGGCAAAGATTAAAGTTAATGAACTGGCCAAGGAATTAAATTTGGATCCTAAGGACCTATTACAGGATCTAAAAGAAAGGGGATATTCTATAAAATCTGTCTCTTCTACCCTCACGGAAGAGGAGGCAGAAGAGATTCGTAAACTCTATAAGCCAAAAAATGAGATTATCATTATCAAAAAGGAAGAAATAGAAGAAAAACCCAAAAAAATAAAATTAATTGTTAAGAAAAGGGCAGAACCTGAAGAAGAAATTCCTCCCTCCCCTCCTTCGCCCCCTCCTTCTCCACCTATCCTTGAAGAGGAAGAAAAACTTACCATTAAGACTGAAGAGGAACTAAAAGAGATACCAGAGATTTCTGAAGGCACAGAAGAGGAAGTTATTTCTGAAGCCCCTCAAGAAAAAAGGATAGTTACTGAATTCAAACCCCGTAGAGAAAGACCCTTTAGACCAAAAGGAATTACAGAAGAGACCAAAGCTCCACCCCTTGAGATTCCAAAAGTTCCTGAAAAAGAAGAGCCACGCAAAAAGAAAAAAGAGGAATTAAAAGAGGAGAAAAGAAAACCCAAAAAGAAGGCCCCTTCCTTTAAAAGGGCAAAGGAAGAAAGAGAAGAAATTGAAGAGATCTTTGAAGAGGAGGTTACAACTCTTTTTGAAGAATTTCCAGAAGAGGAAGAAAAACCGCATATAAAGGCTCCTGCCCGCAGAGAAAAAGCCCCTTCAAGACCATCTACCCTTCCTCCTAAGGAGAAAAAAATAAGAGTTTTTGAATCCATTCAGGTAGGAGAACTGGCTAAGCTTATGGGGGTAAAGGCTGGAGACCTCATTAAAAGAGCCCTACAATTAGGGATGCCTCTTACTATCAATCAATCTATAGATCCTGACACAGCGGCTATTTTAGCGGATGAGTTTGGATATCAAGTTGAAAAAGCCTTAATTGAAGAGGAAATTCTTTTGCAATATACCCCTCCCTCTCCTGAGGAACTCAAACCAAGGCCTCCAGTAGTAACTGTCATGGGTCATGTGGATCATGGAAAGACCTCACTTCTTGATGCAATAAGAAAAACGGATGTAGTTAGTAGAGAGGCTGGTGGAATAACTCAACACATCGGAGCCTACACAGTAAGTTTAGATGGAGGAAAAAAGATTACTTTTATTGATACTCCAGGGCATGAGGCCTTTACCTCCATGAGGGCAAGGGGAGCTCAAGTAACGGATATCGTGATCCTCGTTGTTGCGGCTGATGATGGGGTTATGGAACAGACTAAAGAGGCCATAGAACATGCCCGTGCCGCAGGTGTTCCAATTGTTGTAGCTATAAATAAAATTGATAAACCCAATGCCAACCCTGAAAAAGTTAAATCTCAATTAGCTGAACTTGGGCTTGTCCCTGAAGAATGGGGTGGAGAGACCCTTATGGCCAATATCTCTGCCCGCAATAAAATTGGAATTGAAGATCTCCTTGAACTTGTTTTACTTCAGGCGGAGATGTTAGACCTAAAAGCTGCCTATGAAAGACCAGCAAGAGGTAGAGTCATTGAAAGCAGACTTGACAAGGGCAAAGGTCCTGTAGCTACAATTCTTGTTCAAGAAGGGACTTTAAAAGAGGGAGATATCTTTGTTTGTGGAAACACCTATGGCAGAGTCAGAGCCATGTTTGATAGCTACGGAAATAGATTAAGTATAGCTACCCCTTCAACCCCGGTTGAAATTCTTGGTTTTGAAGAGCTCCCTTCAGCAGGAGATGACTTTTTTGTTCTTGAAGATGAGGAAAAGGCAAGAAAGGTAGCTGAGTATCGTCAGCGCAAGGCCAGAGAAGCAGAAACAGCTAAGGAAGCTAAGATTAGTCTTGAAAAAATTTTTGAAAAACTCTCTGAGGGAGAATTAAAGGAGCTTAAATTAGTTCTTAAGGCAGATACTCAGGGAACCTTAGAGGCCCTTCAAAGTTCCTTGGTAAAGCTTTCTACCGATAAAGTGAGGGTAAGTATTATTCGTGCAGGCATTGGAGCCATCAGTGAAAGTGATGTTATGCTTGCTTCAGCTTCAGATGCTATTGTAATAGGCTTTAATGTGAAACCCTCCCCTCAAGCTAAAGAAATAGCTAAGAAAGAAGGAGTAGATATCCGCTTTTACGATGTTATCTATCACCTCCTTGAGGACATAAAGAAGGCCATGACCGGACTTCTTGAACCATCCTATGAAGAAGTAGTTGGTGGTGTGGCTGAGGTTAGAGCCACATTTAAAGTTCCGAAGGTTGGAGTCGTAGCAGGATGTTATGTTAGAGAAGGAAACATTAATAGAAACCATAAAATACGAGTTATCCGAGATGGAGTAGTTATATATACAGGAAAAATTGCCAGTCTTAAGAGATTTAAAGAGGATGTCAGAGAGGTTCAGGCTGGTTATGAATGTGGTATTAAGATTGAAAACTTCAATGATATTAAAGAGGGGGATCTCCTTGAGGCCTTTGAGATAAAGGAGATCAGTCAGGAACTCTAA
- the kdsB gene encoding 3-deoxy-manno-octulosonate cytidylyltransferase, producing MKQVIIIPARYGSTRFPGKPLVQLFGKPLIQHVYERALESGLKEVYVATDDKRIFDTVVDFGGKAVMTGEHPSGTDRIWEAANILGLASETLIINLQGDQPLFPSEYFSLLLKPLLFSTELSMATLAVPIHSKKDLDNPHKVKVVLDKKGRALYFSRSPIPFFRPPGKEPIYLKHIGVYAYRKEFLDIFVRLPLGELEQAEKLEQLRALEYGYSIAVSLVPRDIPEVDTPEDLEIVKTCWEKL from the coding sequence ATGAAACAGGTTATCATTATTCCTGCTCGTTATGGTTCAACTCGTTTTCCTGGGAAACCTTTAGTTCAACTTTTTGGGAAACCATTAATTCAACATGTTTATGAAAGGGCACTTGAATCAGGGCTTAAGGAAGTTTATGTGGCAACTGATGATAAAAGGATCTTTGATACAGTGGTAGACTTCGGTGGTAAGGCGGTTATGACTGGTGAACACCCCTCAGGAACGGATCGCATCTGGGAAGCGGCAAACATTCTTGGCTTAGCCTCTGAGACTCTTATCATTAATCTTCAAGGTGACCAACCCCTTTTCCCTTCTGAGTATTTTTCTCTTTTGCTTAAGCCTCTTTTATTTTCTACTGAACTTTCTATGGCAACCTTAGCTGTTCCTATTCATTCAAAAAAGGATTTGGATAACCCTCATAAAGTTAAAGTAGTTTTGGATAAAAAGGGTAGGGCCCTTTATTTTTCAAGAAGCCCCATTCCCTTTTTTAGACCACCAGGTAAAGAGCCCATCTATTTAAAACACATTGGTGTATATGCTTACCGTAAAGAGTTTCTGGATATTTTTGTGAGACTTCCTCTGGGAGAGCTTGAGCAAGCTGAAAAGCTTGAGCAACTCAGAGCTTTAGAGTATGGATACTCCATTGCTGTAAGCCTTGTTCCAAGAGATATTCCTGAGGTGGATACTCCTGAAGATTTAGAGATTGTTAAAACTTGCTGGGAGAAACTATGA
- the amrB gene encoding AmmeMemoRadiSam system protein B — protein sequence MKRPPVVANYFYPGDKATLSSMLEELIEFSEEKLQAKGIVVPHAGYIYSGKVAGKVYGRIVPPDFAIILGPNHTGLGANVSLFGGEAFLTPFGETKINTELANLILERCPFLEVDNLAHQREHSLEVQLPFLQYLNPEVEIVPICLMDLSYTEIEELGSALGSAIEEFEEKTGENVLLVASSDFSHYETQNIAMQKDSLAIEAILELSAEKLLQVVYERSISMCGVLPVAVNIIASKILGAEKAILIDYKTSGDITGDYSAVVGYGGIIFY from the coding sequence ATGAAGAGACCCCCGGTGGTTGCTAACTATTTTTATCCTGGAGATAAAGCAACCCTCTCTTCCATGCTTGAAGAGCTTATTGAATTTTCAGAGGAGAAGCTGCAAGCTAAAGGAATTGTTGTTCCCCATGCAGGGTATATTTATTCAGGTAAGGTTGCAGGTAAGGTTTACGGAAGAATTGTCCCCCCTGATTTTGCTATTATTCTCGGGCCCAATCATACAGGGCTTGGAGCTAATGTTTCCCTTTTTGGAGGAGAGGCCTTTTTAACCCCTTTTGGTGAGACAAAGATAAACACTGAGCTTGCTAACCTAATCCTTGAAAGATGTCCTTTTCTTGAGGTAGATAACCTTGCCCATCAGAGAGAACATTCCCTTGAGGTTCAGCTCCCCTTTTTGCAATATTTAAATCCTGAGGTTGAAATTGTGCCTATTTGTTTAATGGACCTCTCTTATACAGAGATAGAGGAGCTTGGAAGTGCTCTTGGCTCAGCTATAGAGGAATTTGAGGAGAAGACAGGTGAAAATGTGCTTCTTGTAGCAAGCTCAGATTTTAGCCACTATGAGACTCAAAATATCGCTATGCAAAAAGATTCACTTGCAATTGAGGCTATTTTGGAACTATCAGCAGAAAAACTTCTTCAAGTAGTTTATGAAAGAAGTATAAGTATGTGCGGGGTATTACCTGTTGCGGTTAATATAATAGCAAGTAAGATACTTGGAGCTGAAAAGGCTATTCTTATTGATTACAAAACCTCGGGAGATATTACTGGAGATTATTCCGCTGTAGTTGGTTATGGAGGTATAATTTTTTATTAA
- the gltX gene encoding glutamate--tRNA ligase, which translates to MKEVITRFPPSPTGHLHLGGARTALFNFLFARHHKGKFILRFEDTDRERSKDEYVDSIREALEWLGLNWDEGPFFQSKRFEIYQEYAQKLYAEGKAYYCECTKEELEARKKSLLERGLKPRYDGRCREKNLPQGPGRALRIKVPDLSEIVFEDLLRGKILFPPDEVDDFIILRSDGSPTYQFAVVIDDFTMGVTHIIRGDDHISNTPKQLIIYQLLGVSPPQFAHIPMVLGSDGARLSKRHGARSILEYRDEGYLPQAVVNYLARLGWGYGDQEYFTLEELIEKFDLSRVNLSPARFDPDKMLAFNAFWIKTLDNGEILKHLRSFLFPYSIERFSEDYLCRILESVKPRVKTLKEMAEMIDFYLLDEVKVEESARNKFLTPQIKPLLETLLLDMERLNFEDEKILEREFRNLAEASGLKLKEFAQAVRVALTGRTVSPPLFEVMKLLGKEKVKNRLEKAIKMIF; encoded by the coding sequence TTGAAAGAGGTTATAACACGCTTTCCTCCAAGTCCAACCGGACACCTTCACCTTGGTGGAGCAAGGACTGCCCTTTTCAATTTTCTCTTTGCAAGACACCATAAAGGAAAATTTATTCTTCGCTTTGAGGATACGGATAGAGAAAGATCAAAGGATGAATATGTGGACTCTATACGAGAGGCCTTAGAATGGTTGGGATTAAATTGGGATGAAGGCCCCTTTTTTCAGAGTAAGCGTTTTGAGATATATCAGGAATATGCTCAAAAACTTTATGCAGAGGGTAAGGCCTATTACTGCGAGTGCACAAAAGAGGAGCTTGAAGCCCGCAAAAAGAGCCTTCTTGAGAGGGGGTTAAAGCCTCGTTATGATGGCCGATGTAGAGAAAAGAATCTGCCCCAAGGTCCGGGAAGGGCTTTAAGAATAAAAGTGCCTGATCTTTCGGAAATAGTCTTTGAAGACCTTTTGCGTGGTAAGATCCTTTTTCCTCCGGATGAAGTAGATGACTTTATCATTCTTCGTTCAGATGGCTCTCCAACCTATCAATTTGCTGTGGTAATTGACGATTTTACCATGGGTGTAACCCATATAATCAGAGGAGATGATCATATCTCAAACACCCCCAAGCAACTTATTATTTATCAACTTCTTGGAGTTTCTCCACCTCAATTTGCTCACATTCCCATGGTTCTTGGGTCTGATGGAGCAAGGCTTTCTAAAAGGCATGGAGCAAGATCTATTCTTGAATACCGGGATGAGGGCTATCTTCCTCAGGCAGTAGTAAATTATCTGGCAAGGTTGGGCTGGGGTTATGGAGATCAGGAATATTTTACTCTTGAGGAGCTTATTGAAAAATTTGATTTGAGCAGGGTTAATTTGTCTCCAGCCCGTTTTGATCCGGATAAGATGCTTGCCTTTAATGCCTTTTGGATTAAGACCTTAGACAATGGTGAGATCTTAAAGCATCTTAGATCCTTTTTATTTCCTTATTCAATAGAGAGATTTTCAGAGGATTATCTTTGTAGAATCCTTGAGAGTGTGAAACCAAGGGTAAAGACCCTAAAAGAGATGGCTGAGATGATAGACTTTTATCTTCTTGATGAAGTAAAAGTAGAAGAGAGTGCCAGAAATAAATTTTTGACCCCTCAAATTAAACCCCTTCTTGAAACCTTACTTTTAGATATGGAGAGGCTTAATTTTGAAGATGAGAAGATTCTGGAAAGGGAGTTTAGAAATCTTGCTGAGGCCTCAGGTCTTAAGTTAAAAGAATTTGCTCAAGCAGTTAGAGTTGCCCTGACAGGACGGACTGTAAGTCCCCCTCTTTTTGAGGTTATGAAACTCTTGGGAAAAGAAAAGGTTAAAAATAGGCTTGAAAAGGCTATAAAAATGATATTTTAG